In Primulina eburnea isolate SZY01 chromosome 14, ASM2296580v1, whole genome shotgun sequence, the following proteins share a genomic window:
- the LOC140811151 gene encoding secreted RxLR effector protein 161-like, with protein MQNSKKGQTPFRHGIHLSKDHNPKNPSEVEYMKRVPYASAVGSLMYAMLCTRPDICYAVGIVSRYQSNPGPEHWIAVKHILKYLRRTRGYMLVYSASELAPVGYTDSDFQTDRDSRKSTSGSVFTLGGGAVVWRSIKQSCIADSTMEAEYVAACEATKEVVWLKKFLLSLEVIPAASNAITLYCDNSGAVANAKEPRNHQRGKHIERKYHLVRDIVQRGDVTVCKIASAENLADPFTKSLSAIVFEEHIRNMGVLDMTHLL; from the coding sequence ATGCAAAATTCCAAAAAAGGTCAAACACCTTTTAGACATGGAATTCACTTGTCAAAGGACCACAATCCCAAGAATCCAAGTGAAGTGGAATACATGAAAAGAGTTCCTTATGCTTCAGCTGTAGGAAGTCTTATGTATGCTATGCTATGCACTCGACCAGATATTTGTTATGCTGTTGGGATTGTTAGTAGATATCAGTCAAACCCAGGACCAGAGCACTGGATTGCTGTAAAGCATATTCTCAAGTATCTTCGCAGAACTAGAGGGTATATGTTGGTTTATTCGGCTTCAGAGTTGGCACCCGTGGGTTATACTGATTCTGATTTTCAAACTGATAGAGATTCTCGTAAATCCACATCAGGATCTGTGTTCACATTGGGTGGTGGTGCCGTTGTTTGGAGGAGTATCAAGCAATCATGTATTGCCGATTCCACAATGGAAGCGGAGTATGTAGCGGCTTGTGAAGCAACAAAAGAAGTCGTTTGGCTGAAAAAGTTTTTGCTAAGCCTTGAGGTTATTCCTGCTGCATCAAATGCCATTACTTTATATTGTGATAACAGTGGTGCAGTGGCAAATGCAAAAGAACCAAGAAACCATCAGCGTGGAAAACACATTGAACGAAAATATCACCTAGTTAGGGATATTGTTCAACGAGGAGACGTGACAGTGTGCAAGATAGCATCTGCTGAAAATCTTGCTGATCCTTTCACCAAAAGCTTATCTGCTATAGTTTTTGAGGAACATATTCGAAATATGGGTGTACTAGACATGACTCATTTACTCTAG
- the LOC140812876 gene encoding bidirectional sugar transporter SWEET16-like: MANLSFILGIIGNVVSILMFASPMKTFKQIVKKKSTENYKGVPYITTLLSTSLWSYYGLLKSGGLLIVTVNGAGAALHVVYVTLFLIYASKITKIKYMKLVAAINIGFLGAVILVTQLAFHGSLRITLIGILCAALTIGMYAAPLAAMKTVIQMKSVKYMPFFLSFFQFLNGGIWSAYAVLIKDFYIGVPNGIGFVLGSAQLILYAIYKNKSIEDPTEEEGSAHLFEGVIQMHDFNESVKNRSLNKGKSLPKPSVARQYNQNITKTSSMSPYELEILKERDIEKGFQEIH; the protein is encoded by the exons ATGGCTAACTTAAGCTTCATCCTCGGAATTATAG GGAATGTGGTTTCTATTCTCATGTTCGCGTCTCCTAT GAAAACCTTTAAGCAGATAGTTAAGAAGAAATCTACAGAGAATTACAAAGGAGTCCCTTACATAACCACATTATTGAGCACCAGCTTGTGGTCATATTATGGACTTCTAAAGAGTGGGGGATTGTTAATTGTCACAGTCAATGGTGCTGGAGCCGCTTTGCATGTTGTCTATGTTACCCTCTTTCTCATCTACGCCTCAAAAATCACCAAG AttaaatatatgaaattggtGGCAGCAATAAACATTGGGTTTCTTGGGGCTGTAATACTTGTGACTCAGCTTGCTTTCCACGGGAGTCTGCGCATTACTTTGATTGGAATCCTGTGTGCAGCATTGACTATTGGGATGTATGCTGCACCTCTCGCTGCTATG AAAACGGTAATTCAGATGAAAAGCGTGAAGTACATGCCCTTTTTCCTCTCTTTCTTCCAATTTCTCAACGGTGGGATATGGTCTGCATATGCGGTACTCATTAAAGATTTCTATATCGGG GTACCAAATGGGATTGGATTTGTGTTGGGCTCGGCCCAATTAATATTGTACGCGATCTATAAGAACAAGTCGATTGAGGATCCAACGGAAGAAGAAGGGTCGGCCCATTTATTCGAAGGAGTCATTCAAATGCATGATTTCAATGAAAGCGTGAAAAATCGAAGCCTTAACAAAGGAAAGAGCCTTCCGAAGCCATCCGTTGctcgacaatacaatcaaaatattACTAAGACAAGTTCTATGAGCCCTTATGAGTTGGAAATATTAAAAGAAAGAGACATCGAGAAAGGTTTTCAAGAAATCCATTGA